The window TAAACTTCCTGTTGAGGAAATAGAAAAGCTGTAATTAACCGCCTATCATCACTTTTATATCTGCAAAATAAACAGTTACATATATAGATAAAGACCGCCGTTCTGCCGGGACGAATGCGCTGTACCCCTACTTAATCTTTTTTATAAAGGGCCTGGATAAGGCTTTTTTCGCTATTGCCTCCCACTCAAAAATGCTAATGAAATTAACGGAACAAATCCCCTTCCTTAAAGGTTGCACATAAACATCGTGTAAAAAAACAGCCTCTGTTAAATTATATAACTGGATATGGCAGCTATCTTAATCAATCCCTCCCAAATGGTTATTTCTATATTAACCAGATAGCCCCCTGAGATTTTTCCTATAAGTACCCGTTAAATATCCGGTAATCCAGTTTGTTCTATACGTTTTTATAGCTAAAAAGCCCCTCAGATAAAAGCTATTTCGGCCCTGCTTTCCTTTTATCAATTGCCTGAACTTGCGTAACGATACGACTCCCGATATCGATGTTATAAACATATAATTTAAAGCGCCCGGCATTGCACGGGCTGTTGAGTTATGTTTTTAGCAGCAGGTATGTGTTAACGTTTCAGCAAACCAATATATAATCAATAAACCAAATTTAACTTACAATTTTATGTCAACAACAATCGATCTTACTCCGCGCGACCTGGCAAAAGGCACCACTTTCGCTTTATCATCCAATGAATGGTTATCAATACAGGTATTTGTTACCGGTGCCATGCTATTGCCAACAACCACAGCACTTTTGCAAAAAACGCTGCCTGCCGTTCCGTCCGGCGGAATTGAACAGTTTCAACCCCTTGTTGATGGGTACAAAAATCTATATGATATTTGCCAAACTTTTGATACCGTTACCAAGCCCGACAGCGTAAAATGCGCTTCGGATCTGATTGCTTACAATGTTTCAGTCCCGATATTTTACCGGGCTATTTTAGCATTAATGTTAAAAATTGAAGCCGACCCCACCGATACCGTATCAATTACCCACCTGAAACAAACTTTGCAGGTAATGATCAATAAAGCGCAGGCTTTTTCAACACATGCCACTAATGTTGCGGCAGCCATGCAAAAATTCTCTTTAGATACATCAGTTAATGAAGCTGCTATCGGCACATTGTTTAAAACTTATAGCGACAAGATATCAGGAACAAGCGGAACTATTAAAACAATGCAAGCCCAGCTGGCACAGGATAAGGCCGATCTGTCTGACGCCGAAGACGAATACAAGCATGACATTATCGTAGCTGCCACATCAGCAAGTTACGCCTGGATATGGCCTTGTGGCTCAATCGCCGCAGGAATTGTGGCCGGAATTTATGGCAAAAAAGCAACCGACGCAAAAGCAAGAATAGACGCGCTTAGCGATCTGGTGAACGGCCTTGAGGCCAAGATTGCCGCCGACGCTACACTTGTGCTTGATTTAACCCGCATTAATTCTGACATCACCGGTATTACTAAAAAGATAGATGGCGCTCTTCCGGCCATTCAGAAAATACAAGGCATGTGGAGTGCACTAAAGGACGACCTTTCCAGTATCCTGACCACTATTAGCGGCGAAATTGTAGATATGCCATCATTTATTGCCGGGCTTGGAATTGAGGAGGCTATTGTATTATGGCAAAAAGTAGCCGATGAGGCAGATAATTATCGTATTAACGCATATATTACTGTTGTACCCAACTCAACTGTGGCTTTCTATGCTGCAACTCATCTTAAAAAGATGCTGACCCGCAAAAACAGGGTAAGCATACACCAGCCAGAAGATACAGCAGCTTAAAAAAAACAAGATGCCTTATAAACACGTGCCGGGCGAAAAACCCGGCATGTAAATGTTAACCTAACTTTCTAATTCCCTCAAAATGGCAATTTCAGTACATGACAAAAAAGACTGGGCCGATTATTATAAAAACGCCCAGGCATTAAATAAAATACCTTGCACAACTGCTACCATACCCTTCAACGGTCAGCTTATTTTTCGCGACCTGGTTGTGGATATGGACGAAGTGCTGGCCGCCGCCGATAAACACAAATCGGTTATTGTGTACATCATTGCAGATATTGTAAAGATGCCGGCTGCAAATATCCAGCTTTTTAACCGTGGTATATTCATCATCAGCCGCAGGCTGGTTTGCAACTCATCCGTGGTTACCATGGATTTTAGCTCAAACAACGCAGCTACTTTTATGCTGTTTGCTACAGAAATTAGTGGCGACCTAAAAATAAACACCCTGGGCCCAAAGGCCGATGAAAATAAGAATTTTGCCCTCACCGATTTTCCGGGCTTAGGTATTCATGTTAAACACGCCAATTATAAAACCCAAATTGTCGACCTATACTCAAAGGATCTTAAGCTCATTACCGATAACCCGGCACATCCGTTGCCTGGTACCGAGTTGCAGCTCACCCTGTCCTCGCTTTACCAGTTTAGTACACGCCTGATAGATACCGAACCAGCTGCGGCAAGGGCTATACTTGCCTGGGTTAAAGCTGCTTCTCAAAATAATATTCCCCTTGCCGATCTTTACTATCAAAGTTCGGCGCTGCTGGGCGAACTTACCCTTGAAGCCAGCAATTTAAATTTTGTGCCGCTGCTTAGCGCCGATATTTACGAAACACTTGCCGGGGCCTACCTGGCATCTGTTGCCAATTATGAAACCCAGTACAATCTGGTAACCCAGGATGCGGTAAGTAAAGCCGATCAGATTAGGGCCGGGCATCAAATGCTTACTTATTTTAGCAATACAGATGCATTTACCGACAGTTTAATCAAACAAGCCGTATCTAACCTTGATGCTGCAAAAAGCGCATATGATCAGGCACAAGCCAACATGACATCGGCAAATTTAGCCAGTATGCGTGCTGCCGCCGACTTTAAAGCTGGTGTAGCAATCTGGGAGCGGGACCAAACGTTAAAAGCTGCTTTTGAGATATGTATGGCCGTGGGTACTTTTGCTGCATCTATAGGTGCAATGTGCGTTGGCGATGTAGCCGCTGCCGGCGCCACTGC is drawn from Mucilaginibacter ginsenosidivorax and contains these coding sequences:
- a CDS encoding alpha-xenorhabdolysin family binary toxin subunit A, whose translation is MSTTIDLTPRDLAKGTTFALSSNEWLSIQVFVTGAMLLPTTTALLQKTLPAVPSGGIEQFQPLVDGYKNLYDICQTFDTVTKPDSVKCASDLIAYNVSVPIFYRAILALMLKIEADPTDTVSITHLKQTLQVMINKAQAFSTHATNVAAAMQKFSLDTSVNEAAIGTLFKTYSDKISGTSGTIKTMQAQLAQDKADLSDAEDEYKHDIIVAATSASYAWIWPCGSIAAGIVAGIYGKKATDAKARIDALSDLVNGLEAKIAADATLVLDLTRINSDITGITKKIDGALPAIQKIQGMWSALKDDLSSILTTISGEIVDMPSFIAGLGIEEAIVLWQKVADEADNYRINAYITVVPNSTVAFYAATHLKKMLTRKNRVSIHQPEDTAA